Proteins encoded together in one Chroicocephalus ridibundus unplaced genomic scaffold, bChrRid1.1 SCAFFOLD_98, whole genome shotgun sequence window:
- the LOC134509322 gene encoding olfactory receptor 14A16-like, translating to MSNGSSISQFLLLAFADTRELQLLHFGLFLGIYLAALLANGLIITAIACDHRLHTPMYFFLLNLAFLDLGCISTTVPKAMVNSLWDNRAISYTGCAAQLFLFVFFLAAECALLTVMSYDRYVAICKPLHYGTLMGSRACVHMAAAAWGSGFLNALLHTASTFSLPLCQGNAVDQFFCEIPQILKLSCSHSYLRELGLLILSALLVFGCFIFIVLSYVQIFRAVLRIPSQQGRHKAFSMCLPHLAVVSIFISTGLFSHLKPPSISSPVLDLVVAVLYSVVPPAVNPLIYSMRNQELKESIRKVIYSMFVNVDKFSITVHK from the coding sequence atgtccaacggcagctccatcagccagttcctcctcctggcattcgcagacacacgggagctgcagctcttgcacttcgggctcttcctgggcatctacctggctgccctcctggccaacggcctcatcatcaccgccatcgcctgtgaccaccgccttcacacccccatgtacttcttcctcctcaacctcgccttCCTCGACCttggctgcatctccaccactgtccccaaagccatggtcaattccctgtgggacaacagggccatctcctacacaggatgtgctgcccagctttttctgtttgtcttcttcCTTGCCGCAGAGTGTGcccttctcactgtcatgtcctatgaccgctacgttgccatctgcaaacccctgcactacgggaccctgatgggcagcagagcttgtgtccacatggcagcagctgcctggggcagtgggtttctcaatgctctgctgcacacggccagtacattttccctgcccctctgccagggcaatgctgtggaccagttcttctgtgagatcccccagatcctcaagctctcctgctcacactcctacctGAGGGAACTTGGCCTTCTTATATTAAGTGCTTTGCTAGTTtttggatgttttattttcatcgtgctgtcctatgtgcagatcttcagggccgtgctgaggatcccctctcagcagggacggcacaaagccttctccatgtgcctccctcacctggccgtggtctccatCTTTATCAGCACTGGCTTATTTTCtcacctgaagcccccctccatctcctccccagttctcgatctggtggtggcagtgctgtactcagtggttcctccagcagtgaaccccctcatctacagcatgaggaaccaggagctcaaggagtcCATTAGGAAAGTCATTTATTCGATGTTTGTCAATGTTGATAAATTTTCCATCACTGTCCACAAATGA